A DNA window from Gigantopelta aegis isolate Gae_Host chromosome 4, Gae_host_genome, whole genome shotgun sequence contains the following coding sequences:
- the LOC121371510 gene encoding uncharacterized protein LOC121371510, with translation MEELHRKTIVPSLLCLLLCGTALSKFVSVVTDQRPTSQRTSDNDLSAIHNTHSTSTSTSEKPPAPNSSSPNGDKKANPKEIIVAVSTPPGSGVTAAAVKQDYEMNGTSMVLMLAMIGVAVGTACALGTVAVIFVIRRRATTNREVSRKVAQRTNMYVIRNENYDLNKTLSGIPSVTDMWKELHTES, from the exons ATGGAGGAACTACACAGAAAAACGATTGTTCCGAGTTTACTTTGTTTGTTG TTATGTGGAACAGCACTTTCAAAATTTGTCAGTGTTGTCACCGACCAGAGACCAACTTCACAAAGGACCTCCGACAATGACTTAAGCGCTATTCACAATACCCACTCCACTTCAACATCAACATCTGAAAAACCACCAGCTCCCAACTCGTCATCTCCAAACGGGGACAAGAAAGCTAACCCTAAGGAGATTATCGTGGCCGTCTCGACCCCACCGGGGAGTGGCGTCACGGCGGCAGCGGTGAAGCAGGACTATGAGATGAACGGCACGTCCATGGTGCTGATGCTGGCTATGATCGGCGTGGCTGTCGGGACGGCGTGCGCGTTGGGCACAGTGGCCGTCATCTTCGTCATCCGCAGACGGGCGACGACGAACAGGGAGGTGTCCAGAAAAGTGGCACAGCGCACCAACATGTACGTCATCAGAAACGAGAACTACGACTTGAACAAAACCCTTTCAGGAATTCCATCAGTGACCGATATGTGGAAAGAATTGCATACGGAGTCTTAG